In Lacerta agilis isolate rLacAgi1 chromosome 8, rLacAgi1.pri, whole genome shotgun sequence, one genomic interval encodes:
- the LOC117052340 gene encoding protein PBDC1-like — protein MAAPAGGGLAALGAHEAAAAAAALSLPAEAYGNDPTVEMIWAMKAHQHAEVYFNLISSVDPKFLKLTKADDQIYTEFRKGFNHLKIDVLDSEDLKSEPAKEKWRPFCLQFDGVVEDFNYGTLLRLDCSKGYTEENTVFATRIQFFAIEIARNREGYNSVVYNSAKKASSATEEVSSG, from the exons ATGGCGGCGCCCGCAGGAGGCGGCCTGGCCGCGCTG GGCGCCCATGAAgccgccgccgcagccgccgccCTCTCGCTGCCGGCCGAGGCCTACGGGAACGAC cccACCGTGGAGATGATCTGGGCCATGAAGGCCCACCAGCACGCCGAGGTCTACTTCAAC CTCATTTCTTCAGTTGATCCCAAATTCCTGAAACTTACCAAAGCTGACGACCAGATCTACACTGAATTCAGGAAGGGCTTTAACCATCTTAAGATTGACGTGCTCGACTCTGAGGATCTTAAATCCGAACCTGCTAAAGAG AAATGGCGTCCATTCTGCTTGCAGTTCGATGGGGTAGTTGAGGACTTTAATTATGGCACACTTCTACGTCTGGATTGCAGTAAAGGTTACACAGAAGAGAACACAGTATTTG CAACCAGGATCCAATTCTTCGCCATTGAAATAGCCCGTAACCGAGAAGGCTACAACAGTGTGGTCTACAACAGTGCCAAGAAAGCCAGCTCAGCCACAGAAGAGGTTAGCTCCGGGTGA